In Halichondria panicea chromosome 17, odHalPani1.1, whole genome shotgun sequence, a single window of DNA contains:
- the LOC135351023 gene encoding uncharacterized protein LOC135351023 isoform X1: protein MAASNRLIDGLLVDIGDTLTVAKFTELISLYDVPVPDGITDHFRVLKYLKDNGKLELEELANNLEDIRCEDESQKVREFTDFKATIRQRKNSAAYVGIRGVAGEIQPEEASPGVRKKGTNDQDDPYTADEVVEEIPCDAEPYNEDDMKYMQEAIDLCKESKDKKTKVGSVLVHTQNGVIGRGYNRMPLCRGQELDFPWTSDEAKSSLDKKYLYVVHSAIAAIIDATERWTKDGISGSTLYTTLFPANRDAQVCVDYGITTVVFIDDIYKDKPFTKASKRIIKKADIKIRRLDKSKFTRLPTYQL from the exons ATGGCCGCATCTAACAGGCTAATTGATGGACTACTGGTGGATATTGGTGACACACTAACAGTAGCTAAGTTCACAGAGCTAATCAGCCTCTATGATGTGCCAGTTCCTGATGGCATTACAGATCACTTTAGAGTACTCAAGTACCTCAAAGATAACGGCAAACTAGAATTAGAGGAGCTAGCTAATAATCTGGAAGACATTAGATGTGAAGATGAAAGTCAGAAAGTGAGAGAGTTTACTGACTTCAAAGCTACAATACGACAACGGAAGAATAGTGCAGCCTACGTTGGAATTAGGGGAGTAGCTGGTGAGATACAACCAGAGGAGGCCTCTCCAGGTGTCAGAAAGAAAg GGACTAATGACCAAGATGATCCATACACGGCTGATGAAGTGGTGGAGGAGATACCATGCGATGCAGAACCATACAATGAAGATGACATGAAATACATGCAAGAGGCAATAGATCTTTGTAAAGAAAGTAAAGACAAGAAAACAAAG GTTGGAAGTGTACTGGTTCACACTCAAAATGGGGTAATAGGTAGAGGATATAACAGGATGCCTCTGTGTAGGGGACAAGAACTAGATTTCCCATGGACATCTGATGAAGCTAAAAGTTCACTAGACAAAAAATACCTCTATG TGGTCCACTCGGCAATAGCTGCCATCATTGATGCTACTGAGAGATGGACTAAAGATGGTATCAGCGGCAGTACTCTGTATACAACACTGTTCCCAGCCAATCGTGATGctcaggtgtgtgtggattATGGAATAACAACAGTGGTTTTTATCGATGATATTTATAAAGATAAACCATTCACAAAAGCATCAAAGCGTATTATAAAGAAAGCAGATATTAAAATAAG GAGACTGGATAAAAGCAAGTTCACCAGGCTACCCACCTACCAACTGTAG
- the LOC135351023 gene encoding uncharacterized protein LOC135351023 isoform X2 produces the protein MAASNRLIDGLLVDIGDTLTVAKFTELISLYDVPVPDGITDHFRVLKYLKDNGKLELEELANNLEDIRCEDESQKVREFTDFKATIRQRKNSAAYVGIRGVAGEIQPEEASPGVRKKGTNDQDDPYTADEVVEEIPCDAEPYNEDDMKYMQEAIDLCKESKDKKTKVGSVLVHTQNGVIGRGYNRMPLCRGQELDFPWTSDEAKSSLDKKYLYVVHSAIAAIIDATERWTKDGISGSTLYTTLFPANRDAQINHSQKHQSVL, from the exons ATGGCCGCATCTAACAGGCTAATTGATGGACTACTGGTGGATATTGGTGACACACTAACAGTAGCTAAGTTCACAGAGCTAATCAGCCTCTATGATGTGCCAGTTCCTGATGGCATTACAGATCACTTTAGAGTACTCAAGTACCTCAAAGATAACGGCAAACTAGAATTAGAGGAGCTAGCTAATAATCTGGAAGACATTAGATGTGAAGATGAAAGTCAGAAAGTGAGAGAGTTTACTGACTTCAAAGCTACAATACGACAACGGAAGAATAGTGCAGCCTACGTTGGAATTAGGGGAGTAGCTGGTGAGATACAACCAGAGGAGGCCTCTCCAGGTGTCAGAAAGAAAg GGACTAATGACCAAGATGATCCATACACGGCTGATGAAGTGGTGGAGGAGATACCATGCGATGCAGAACCATACAATGAAGATGACATGAAATACATGCAAGAGGCAATAGATCTTTGTAAAGAAAGTAAAGACAAGAAAACAAAG GTTGGAAGTGTACTGGTTCACACTCAAAATGGGGTAATAGGTAGAGGATATAACAGGATGCCTCTGTGTAGGGGACAAGAACTAGATTTCCCATGGACATCTGATGAAGCTAAAAGTTCACTAGACAAAAAATACCTCTATG TGGTCCACTCGGCAATAGCTGCCATCATTGATGCTACTGAGAGATGGACTAAAGATGGTATCAGCGGCAGTACTCTGTATACAACACTGTTCCCAGCCAATCGTGATGctcag ATAAACCATTCACAAAAGCATCAAAGCGTATTATAA